One Synechococcus sp. MU1617 DNA window includes the following coding sequences:
- a CDS encoding ferritin, protein MLSTSSSSPSSSIVCGPAGRAIAEAIDTDLLNAIQAHLNMERQAHASYFAAAIWFAERELRGFSRFFRDESNSEHQHAAKVAEYIIARGQSVELTAVEAPFQGWASPADVMASAFQMEIDVTASLQQLYSTAERTNDTRTTVFLDPMVEMQTQSEHEFAHLLGRVKFADNQAAALLIIDNELDQSNNKPASLQG, encoded by the coding sequence TTGCTTTCAACATCTAGTTCAAGCCCCTCATCTTCGATCGTTTGCGGACCAGCAGGCAGGGCAATTGCTGAAGCAATTGACACTGATCTGCTAAACGCCATCCAAGCCCATCTCAATATGGAGAGGCAAGCCCACGCCTCCTATTTCGCGGCAGCAATCTGGTTTGCCGAACGCGAATTACGGGGATTCTCAAGATTCTTCCGCGACGAGTCCAATAGTGAACATCAACACGCTGCAAAGGTTGCCGAATACATCATCGCGCGAGGACAAAGCGTTGAGTTGACAGCAGTTGAAGCTCCCTTTCAAGGGTGGGCATCTCCAGCTGATGTCATGGCGTCGGCATTCCAAATGGAAATTGACGTTACAGCCTCTTTGCAACAGCTGTATTCCACGGCGGAGCGTACAAACGACACAAGAACAACTGTGTTTCTCGACCCCATGGTGGAGATGCAGACACAGTCAGAACATGAGTTTGCCCACCTACTGGGAAGAGTGAAGTTTGCAGACAATCAAGCAGCAGCCCTATTAATCATCGACAACGAGCTTGATCAAAGCAACAATAAACCTGCATCTCTCCAAGGATAG
- a CDS encoding c-type cytochrome — protein MRHLLSLALAALIALFAPSMVSAADVAHGEQVFSSNCAACHIGGGNVVNGQRTLQQDDLKAYLANYNDGHEEAIAYQVTNGKNGMPAFGPKLSDADIADVAAYVESQSVKGWS, from the coding sequence ATGCGTCACCTTCTTTCTCTCGCGCTTGCCGCTTTGATCGCGTTGTTTGCGCCTTCCATGGTTTCCGCTGCAGATGTGGCCCATGGTGAGCAGGTGTTCTCGTCCAATTGCGCGGCCTGCCACATCGGAGGCGGCAACGTTGTGAACGGTCAGCGCACGCTCCAACAGGACGATCTCAAGGCGTATCTCGCCAACTACAACGACGGCCATGAAGAAGCCATTGCGTATCAGGTGACCAATGGCAAGAACGGTATGCCTGCTTTCGGCCCAAAACTGAGCGATGCAGATATTGCTGATGTTGCTGCTTACGTCGAATCCCAATCGGTCAAAGGCTGGTCTTGA
- a CDS encoding extracellular solute-binding protein, producing MTSKTYDDGMKNEAMLKVLAGLCVVTPLVGCAAVGAQEVRVYSGRHYNTDRQVFKRFSEKTGIKVRLIEATGISLVERLKREGSNSKADVILLVDAARINDAANAGLLQPVQSNTLKKNIPARYRDPSNRWFGLTRRVRSIIVNPKLVNTSTINSYDDLGKQELKGKLCLRKRKNVYNQSLVADQIVLKGQAGATAWVRSMVGNVKQPFFSGDTSLIRAVAQEKCGVGVVNHYYLARMQAGDNGNGDQELAKNVKLIMPNPAHVNISAAGIATSAQNKREALKLIEFLSSPKGSQTLAGPTHEYPLKSQGTSSVLKQYGRFTPDNASISAIGANQKKAVQVMAQAGWR from the coding sequence ATGACATCCAAGACCTATGATGATGGGATGAAGAATGAAGCCATGCTGAAGGTCCTCGCTGGGCTCTGCGTCGTTACTCCCCTGGTTGGATGCGCTGCTGTTGGTGCGCAGGAAGTGCGTGTTTATTCGGGTCGCCACTACAACACTGACCGACAGGTTTTCAAACGTTTTAGCGAAAAAACAGGGATCAAAGTTCGACTGATTGAAGCCACCGGAATCTCGCTGGTGGAACGGCTCAAACGAGAGGGAAGCAACTCCAAGGCAGACGTGATCCTCTTGGTGGATGCTGCGCGTATCAATGATGCAGCCAATGCAGGATTGCTGCAGCCGGTTCAGAGCAACACACTGAAAAAGAACATCCCAGCGCGATATCGGGACCCATCCAACCGCTGGTTTGGCTTAACAAGACGCGTGCGCTCGATCATTGTCAATCCCAAGCTTGTTAATACCTCCACGATCAACAGCTACGACGATCTCGGCAAGCAGGAATTAAAAGGAAAGCTTTGCCTGCGCAAGAGAAAAAATGTCTACAATCAATCCCTTGTTGCTGACCAAATTGTTCTCAAGGGTCAAGCCGGAGCAACAGCCTGGGTCAGGTCAATGGTGGGCAATGTCAAGCAGCCCTTCTTCTCAGGAGATACATCCCTCATACGTGCCGTTGCCCAGGAAAAATGTGGCGTGGGCGTCGTTAATCACTACTACCTGGCACGCATGCAAGCCGGAGACAATGGCAATGGTGATCAGGAGCTGGCAAAAAATGTGAAATTGATCATGCCCAATCCAGCACACGTGAACATCAGTGCAGCGGGCATTGCCACCTCAGCCCAAAACAAACGGGAAGCGCTGAAGTTGATTGAATTTCTCTCATCTCCGAAGGGGAGCCAGACACTTGCTGGACCAACCCACGAATATCCTCTGAAAAGTCAGGGAACCTCAAGCGTGCTGAAACAGTACGGACGATTTACCCCCGACAACGCCTCCATCAGCGCGATCGGTGCAAATCAGAAGAAAGCGGTTCAAGTGATGGCGCAGGCTGGCTGGCGTTAA
- a CDS encoding iron uptake porin, with protein sequence MTLVRQLLMAPAALGLLATGANAAELNINGVSDYAATSSGNSLDQVTSVTQFSDVYPTDWAYQALANLVETYGCVAGYPNGTFRGNRAMTRYEAAALLNACLDRITEVTDELRRLLKEFETELAILKGRVDGLEARVGELEATQFSTTTKLKGQATWVFGASRFKGSASRLRSESNEALGGTTFNYDLQLGLETSFTGKDQLTTVLRGGNFDGDGNVFGSGGPSGLATLETAFQEGDRPNLVAIDKLFYSFPLGDEITITTGPVVGQEDMLAIWPSVYPSDPILDVLTVNGAPGAYNKNKGAGVGISWAAESGARASANYVAANGASSDTRSGGFATDEAGGTGTLQLGWEGDNWGVAALYSKVQNGQDLIVYATPFVRDRFSDRGVTHAYALGGFWQPLESGWLPSLSLGWGINQSDTQRKGQVRTSQSWRAGLQWNDVLMAGNNAGMAVGQPVFATDLRGGDTPADGQFIWEWWYQFQVTDNISVTPALFYLSRPMGELTPDGSTFRQLGGLIKTTFVF encoded by the coding sequence ATGACGCTTGTTCGGCAACTGCTGATGGCTCCTGCTGCCCTTGGCCTTCTGGCCACCGGCGCTAATGCCGCCGAGTTGAACATCAACGGCGTTTCTGATTACGCGGCCACATCCAGTGGCAACAGCCTTGATCAGGTCACCAGCGTCACCCAATTCTCCGACGTCTACCCCACCGACTGGGCCTATCAGGCTCTGGCCAACCTGGTGGAGACCTACGGCTGCGTCGCCGGTTACCCCAACGGCACCTTCCGTGGCAACCGGGCCATGACCCGCTACGAAGCGGCTGCCCTGCTGAACGCCTGCCTCGACCGGATCACTGAAGTGACCGACGAGCTGCGTCGTCTGCTCAAGGAATTCGAAACCGAGCTGGCCATCCTCAAGGGTCGCGTTGACGGCCTCGAGGCCCGCGTTGGCGAACTGGAAGCAACCCAGTTCTCCACCACCACCAAACTCAAGGGCCAAGCCACCTGGGTGTTCGGAGCCAGCCGCTTCAAGGGCTCCGCATCCCGGTTGCGTTCGGAGAGCAATGAAGCGTTGGGCGGCACCACGTTCAATTACGACCTTCAGCTGGGGTTGGAGACCTCCTTCACCGGCAAGGATCAATTGACCACGGTGTTGCGTGGCGGCAACTTCGACGGAGACGGAAACGTCTTCGGCAGTGGAGGGCCCTCTGGCCTCGCCACTCTGGAAACTGCGTTTCAGGAGGGTGATCGCCCCAATCTGGTGGCAATCGACAAACTCTTCTATTCCTTCCCGTTGGGGGATGAGATCACCATCACCACTGGCCCGGTTGTTGGCCAGGAAGACATGCTCGCGATCTGGCCGAGCGTCTATCCCAGTGATCCGATTCTCGATGTGCTCACGGTGAATGGAGCTCCGGGGGCCTACAACAAAAACAAAGGTGCGGGCGTGGGCATCAGCTGGGCCGCGGAAAGCGGAGCCCGCGCGTCGGCCAACTATGTGGCGGCCAATGGTGCCTCAAGCGACACCCGCTCCGGTGGTTTCGCCACCGACGAGGCGGGGGGCACCGGCACGCTGCAGCTGGGTTGGGAGGGTGACAACTGGGGCGTTGCTGCCCTCTATTCCAAGGTTCAGAACGGTCAAGACCTGATCGTGTACGCCACGCCCTTCGTCAGGGATCGCTTCAGTGATCGGGGCGTGACCCACGCCTATGCCCTTGGGGGTTTCTGGCAGCCATTGGAGAGCGGCTGGCTTCCTTCGCTGTCGCTCGGTTGGGGCATCAATCAATCCGACACCCAGCGCAAGGGCCAGGTGAGGACCAGTCAGTCCTGGAGGGCTGGGCTGCAGTGGAACGATGTGTTGATGGCGGGGAACAACGCCGGAATGGCTGTGGGCCAGCCTGTTTTTGCGACCGATCTGCGAGGTGGCGACACCCCTGCTGATGGCCAGTTCATCTGGGAGTGGTGGTACCAGTTCCAGGTCACCGACAACATCAGTGTCACCCCGGCGCTGTTCTATCTGTCGCGACCGATGGGTGAGCTCACACCGGACGGTTCAACCTTCCGGCAACTGGGCGGTTTGATCAAAACGACATTTGTTTTCTGA
- a CDS encoding HdeD family acid-resistance protein translates to MSPELQRQVAAALLILGAVAAILLPFISATLLTLALGGIAFSAGVSQLLRLGQDQASGKLFRLLSALLYIGGALFILIDPIEGEISLTLFAGVVVLVEGIMELAAGASSKAPMAGLVLLDGLLSAGIGLLLVLEWPSDSVWALGTLFGITLFSSALKLLQKPSGAMI, encoded by the coding sequence ATGTCCCCTGAGCTTCAGAGGCAAGTTGCAGCAGCCCTGCTGATTTTGGGTGCCGTGGCTGCGATCCTTCTGCCGTTCATTTCGGCGACGCTGCTCACCCTTGCCCTTGGTGGAATTGCCTTCTCCGCAGGGGTGAGTCAACTGCTGCGGCTCGGCCAAGACCAGGCCAGCGGCAAGTTGTTCCGTCTGCTTTCCGCCCTGCTTTACATCGGTGGGGCACTGTTCATCCTGATTGACCCCATCGAAGGAGAAATCAGCCTGACCCTCTTCGCCGGGGTTGTGGTGTTGGTGGAGGGGATTATGGAACTGGCGGCGGGGGCAAGTTCAAAAGCGCCGATGGCCGGGCTTGTGCTGCTCGATGGCTTGCTCTCGGCAGGCATCGGCCTGCTCTTGGTGCTCGAGTGGCCCAGTGACAGCGTCTGGGCTCTGGGAACACTCTTCGGCATCACCCTGTTCTCATCAGCCCTGAAACTTCTGCAAAAGCCCAGTGGAGCAATGATCTGA
- a CDS encoding Crp/Fnr family transcriptional regulator produces MPRLQTVLIDPAGRDQASVLEVIEGVCRVYCPCEETEGMTLAFLQSGDRLRTDRLCSEGVCIEALTALKFRRDAVSTDELGLDAVNEWTLQLLRVRHLGQAEQRLHALLALLVNRLGVRCSDCYQLPFRLTHDRFGELIGATRVTTTRLLSKWRQADLVAMAPGDVTMRISPELINSSPLQF; encoded by the coding sequence ATGCCCCGTCTACAGACGGTGCTGATTGATCCGGCAGGGCGTGATCAAGCCTCTGTTCTTGAAGTGATTGAAGGGGTGTGCCGCGTGTACTGCCCCTGCGAAGAAACGGAAGGAATGACTCTGGCGTTTCTGCAGTCGGGTGATCGTTTGCGCACCGATCGTCTTTGCAGCGAAGGCGTTTGCATCGAGGCGCTCACCGCTTTGAAATTTCGGCGTGATGCTGTCTCAACCGACGAGCTGGGCCTTGATGCGGTGAATGAATGGACGCTCCAGCTGCTGCGAGTCCGCCATCTCGGTCAGGCCGAGCAGCGTCTTCATGCTCTTTTGGCTCTTTTGGTGAATCGTCTAGGCGTCCGTTGCAGCGATTGTTATCAGCTTCCTTTTCGTCTCACTCATGATCGCTTTGGTGAGCTGATTGGTGCTACACGGGTAACCACAACACGTCTCCTCTCCAAATGGCGCCAAGCGGATCTGGTGGCTATGGCACCTGGGGATGTCACCATGCGGATTTCACCTGAGCTTATCAATTCTTCACCACTCCAGTTCTGA
- a CDS encoding HupE/UreJ family protein: MNSLPLALRRPLQIAGPSLLAVLLLASPAFAHHPFGMGDSAALTPLQGLLSGVGHPLLGPDHLLFLLAIAFIGLQRPRAWVIPLLAAGLGGSVLSQFIPLPDAVAPWAEAMVSLSLVVEGLMALTVASTRWLLPLVALHGFLLGSTIVGAEPTPLFTYFLGLLIGQGALLLVVSNWSKSLVERLGSQGQRLGAGIWMGIGMAFAWVALID, from the coding sequence TTGAATTCTTTGCCACTGGCCCTGCGCAGGCCGCTGCAGATCGCCGGCCCTTCGCTTCTGGCGGTTCTTCTCCTGGCCAGTCCGGCGTTCGCCCACCACCCCTTTGGCATGGGCGACAGCGCTGCCCTCACCCCCCTGCAGGGATTGCTCAGTGGCGTTGGTCATCCGCTGCTGGGTCCTGACCATCTCCTGTTTCTGCTGGCCATCGCCTTCATCGGCCTGCAACGTCCCCGCGCCTGGGTGATTCCTCTGCTGGCTGCAGGCCTGGGCGGCAGTGTTCTGTCGCAGTTCATCCCCCTGCCGGATGCCGTGGCTCCCTGGGCGGAGGCCATGGTCTCCCTCAGCCTTGTGGTGGAGGGTTTGATGGCTCTCACCGTGGCCTCCACCCGTTGGTTGCTGCCGCTGGTGGCCCTGCATGGTTTTCTGCTGGGCAGCACCATCGTTGGAGCAGAACCCACCCCGCTGTTCACCTATTTCCTGGGCCTGCTGATTGGTCAAGGCGCGCTGCTGCTGGTGGTGAGCAACTGGTCCAAGTCTCTGGTTGAGCGCCTCGGCTCTCAGGGGCAACGGCTTGGTGCAGGCATCTGGATGGGCATCGGCATGGCCTTTGCCTGGGTGGCTCTGATCGACTGA
- a CDS encoding 16S rRNA (uracil(1498)-N(3))-methyltransferase gives MNIVVLNRSDWLDERNVRLVDRRADHIRSVLRAAVGDSIRVGELNGDLGQGRICALDADAVVLEVDLNKPPPPRHRFDIVLALPRPKVLRRLFRTVAEYGVANLHLINSARVEKSYWQSPLLAPEKIHDALLAGMERASDTVAPRVHQHRRFRPFVEDQLKELCAGRPCWMAQMGASLPLRDTPPGAAVVMVGSEGGFVPFELELAQAVIAQPVHLGSRTLSVDTALTTALAQG, from the coding sequence ATGAACATCGTTGTCCTCAACCGTTCGGATTGGCTGGATGAACGGAATGTTCGTCTTGTGGATCGGCGGGCGGATCACATCCGTTCGGTGCTTCGGGCCGCAGTGGGCGACAGCATCCGGGTTGGTGAGCTGAATGGCGATCTGGGCCAGGGCCGAATCTGTGCGCTGGATGCAGATGCAGTGGTGCTGGAGGTGGACCTCAACAAGCCACCGCCGCCCCGCCATCGGTTCGACATTGTTCTGGCCCTGCCGAGGCCCAAGGTGCTGCGCCGCCTGTTCCGCACTGTGGCCGAATACGGGGTGGCCAACCTGCATCTGATCAACAGTGCCCGGGTTGAAAAGAGCTATTGGCAGTCGCCTTTGCTTGCACCCGAGAAGATTCACGATGCCCTGCTTGCTGGGATGGAGCGCGCCAGCGACACGGTGGCGCCCCGGGTGCATCAGCACAGGCGCTTTCGCCCCTTTGTTGAAGACCAGCTCAAGGAGCTTTGTGCCGGACGCCCCTGCTGGATGGCCCAGATGGGGGCCTCTCTTCCGTTACGCGACACCCCACCGGGGGCTGCCGTGGTGATGGTGGGGTCGGAGGGTGGTTTTGTGCCGTTTGAACTGGAGTTGGCTCAGGCGGTGATCGCGCAGCCTGTGCATCTGGGATCGCGCACCTTGAGCGTGGACACGGCCCTCACCACCGCGCTGGCCCAGGGATGA